Part of the Bacteroidales bacterium genome is shown below.
CTAGAAAAGCATCTGCTTGAATTTTCACCGAAGGATGAGAAACCTATAAAGAGGTTCACACAAGGCATCAGGATGTGCATTCCATTTGACTCGCCCTCCAAACACGATCCGTTTTATATTAAGATTAAGAAACAGATCAGATCTGCATCGATCTTCATTGCCAACGGAAAGAAGATGCAGGACTGGATGAAGATAACTGCCGGGGATTTTGCAAAAGAGTTCAGCGACCCTCTTCTTGCAGAAGCATTCAGACAGATGTGGATCCCGGAATTCTCGATGTTCTTCATGCTGTTTACTTTTGCATACCTGCATACTAAAAACGCAGGGTATCCGATTGGAGGATCAAAACCGATGGCACTAGCTCTTGAAGCTAAATATAAAGAGCTCGGCGGCAAAATCAATTATAAAAAAAGAGTCAGCAGGATACTTACCAGCGAAGGTAAAGCAACAGGAATACGTCTGGACGACGGCACTGAACATACAGCGGGCAGGGTAATTTCTGCGGCAGACGGACATGCAACAATCTTTGATATGCTGGAAGGTAAATACGCCGATAAGAAGGTCCTTGAGCCCTATGAAAAATGGCCTCGTTTTGCATCATTGTTATATGTCTCACTCGGAGTTAACAGGCGTTTTGACGAAGTGTCAAAAACTGTGTCGGGCATGACATTCAAACTCAAAGAACCGGTAATGATAGCCGATAAGATGCGCGAATGGCTGTCGGTGCATATCTTTAACCAGGACAGTACTCTTGCCCCTGACGGTAAAACTGTATTAAATGTCATGCTCGAATCGGACTATTATTTCTGGAAAAGTCTTGCTGAGAACAGAAAAAACTATGATCAGAAGAAGGATGAGGCTGCAAAAACAATCATTAGTCTGCTTGAACAGCGATTCCCCGGGATCACTCCTCTTGTTGAGGTTACTGATGTGGCAACACCTCTCACTTTTGAACGATATACCGGTAACTGGAATGGCTCCTTTGAAGGATGGCTGATCACTCCGGAAAATTCCGGAACACTGATGAAACCTATGTCGCAGACACTGCCCGGACTCGAAAAGTTTTATATGTGCGGTCAGTGGGTTGAACCGGGAGGCGGGCTGCCGACTGCACTGATGTCGGCTAAGAGGCTGGTGAAGAAGTTCTGTAAGGAGGACGGGGAGAAGTTTAGGTGCTAGGTGCTGGATGCTGGGTGACCGATGGCTCGGCGTAGTCTCCAGACTTCGCTTAGCTAAACTTAATCCGAATGTCTAAGGTTTAATTGCGTATTGGTTGATCCACGACTTAAGGGTTATCTCCTTGGTAATTGTTCCGTTTGACCAGATAGCTTTGTCGTCACATTCACCGTTTCCGTAATTCAGCTCGGAAACTTTTTCATTTTTTATATATGTGACAATTACA
Proteins encoded:
- a CDS encoding NAD(P)/FAD-dependent oxidoreductase — protein: MNNNDKSVIIIGAGFAGLATGIYALMNGYKTEIFEMHNLPGGLCTSWDRKGYTFDGCIHWLVGSNPKSGMHDMWEETGVIQNRPIINLDEYFRVEDSSGRTVVFYNDVDRLEKHLLEFSPKDEKPIKRFTQGIRMCIPFDSPSKHDPFYIKIKKQIRSASIFIANGKKMQDWMKITAGDFAKEFSDPLLAEAFRQMWIPEFSMFFMLFTFAYLHTKNAGYPIGGSKPMALALEAKYKELGGKINYKKRVSRILTSEGKATGIRLDDGTEHTAGRVISAADGHATIFDMLEGKYADKKVLEPYEKWPRFASLLYVSLGVNRRFDEVSKTVSGMTFKLKEPVMIADKMREWLSVHIFNQDSTLAPDGKTVLNVMLESDYYFWKSLAENRKNYDQKKDEAAKTIISLLEQRFPGITPLVEVTDVATPLTFERYTGNWNGSFEGWLITPENSGTLMKPMSQTLPGLEKFYMCGQWVEPGGGLPTALMSAKRLVKKFCKEDGEKFRC